The genomic interval CTCTCCTGAAGACCTGGCCGATATCGAGGAGGGGTTTGCCCAGATAAAACGAGGAGAGTCTGTCACCCTGGAGGAGATGGAAAAGGAACTCGGCCTGTGAGCTATCAAGTGATCTTGAGCCATAAGGCCAAAAAAGCAGTGGAAAAACTGGACAAAACTACCGCCCGGAGGATAAGAGACCGCTTGCGAGAACTGGCGGCCGATCCCTACGATCATCGCTTATCCAAAGAGATGGAAACGGAGCCAGAAAAGCGTTATTCAAGGATCGGGGATTGGCGGATCGTCTACAGAGTGGATGAAGCTGAAAAAATTATTGACGCCGGTACTATTCAGCACCGCAGCAAGGTTTATAAGGAAATAAAAAGATAAGCTGGCGGAGTGAGAGAGATTCGAACTCTCGGACATCACCGGCAAAAAAGGATTCATCTTTTCCGCGCATCATCATGGCATTGGAGGCAAAATTTAAATGGTACCACTGTTTAAAGACCATCTATGATAAGCATAACAAAATCAACAAAGCCCTACACTGAAGCGCGAAGATAGAGCAGCTAAACGCTTTTCAGCGGTGATCATATCCTCCACTAAAGGGATAAACGTGCCCCTCAAT from Candidatus Diapherotrites archaeon carries:
- a CDS encoding type II toxin-antitoxin system RelE/ParE family toxin — its product is MSYQVILSHKAKKAVEKLDKTTARRIRDRLRELAADPYDHRLSKEMETEPEKRYSRIGDWRIVYRVDEAEKIIDAGTIQHRSKVYKEIKR